The Hippocampus zosterae strain Florida chromosome 10, ASM2543408v3, whole genome shotgun sequence genome contains the following window.
TGCGATGATTTTTCGCAGCATTTAGAAAACTCGGGCATGGTTGTGCCAGACTGAAATACTGCACGACTGTCGCGTCGTCGAATCATCGGTAGATTAGTGTCAGCagaccccccccctctcccagaTTTGGTTTTATTCTTCAATGGCGAAAACCGTTTTTGTCCCTTTTGGGGCCCGCCCAGCCCCCACCACGTCAGCTAGCGGCGCTGGCTGATACGGCAGGAGCGTCGCAGGCCGCGCCTCCTGCGGCCGCGATTGGCCATCCAGGAGCGCAGGAAATACTTGTCGGGGCGGGGGGCGCTCTCGCGGTCAAAGCGTCTCTGCAGCTTGAGCGCCAGCGCCCGGTCTTTTCTCTCCTGGCGCGCGGCGTCGCAGACGCGggggtcggcggcggcggcgtcgtcgtcgtcccgCCGTTTGGTCTTCCCGCCGCGCTGGGAGGCGGCCGTTTCCTCGCGGGGGCTCGGCGAGTCCTTTGGCGCCAGCTTGCACGAGCGGAAGCCGGACTTGCGGGCGCAGGGGGAGAAGGAATGTCTGCGTCCGAACAGGGCCCCGACGCCGGGCCCGGGCCCCGGCTCCGACTGGCGATCGGCGCGGAAGGCCGGCTCGGCGCGGCGGCGCACGGCGGGCACGCGGATCTTGAGGGCCGGGGCGTCGTCGAAGAGCAGCTTCCTCTTGTTGAAGGGCGGCGGGGCGCCGGCGGCCTCCCGCGTCTCGGCGACGGGGCTGGTCAGCGTGGCCTTGGAGTCCACCTTGAAGCTCTGCCGGTCCAGCTCGATCTGGCGCCAGCGCTGCAGCACGGCGGGGCTGGCCTCGTAGCTGGTGGGCTTGTGCAGGCGCCAGCTGAGGTTCCGGGGCGTGGCCTTGACCACGGCCGGCTCCAGCAGCCGGCCGTCCGCCAGGCGCTTGGGCGGCGTGCAGGGCGAGCACACGATGGGCTTGAAATGGTTGAGCTCCTCCGAGATGCTGTCGTTGCTCTCCGGGCTGACCGAGCGCTCGGGCGGCGCGGCCGAGGGCGTGGTCGAGGGCGCGGCCGAGGGCGCGGGAGGCGCGGCCGCCGGCCGACGCTCGCGGCCGCCTACGGGCGCCGAGGCCGAGCGGCTGTTCTCCGACGACAGGAGGATTCCGGCCGCGAAGCTGTGAGCCGCCCCCGCCTGCAACGACAGCCGGTCCGGTCACGCGGAACGAACGGCGGGCGGGCGACGCCGAGGCGGACGGGCCCTACCGTGCGGGCGGGCGCCGAGCCCCCCTTGCTTTTCCCCCGCGCGCCGTCGCCGGCCTCCGTGCAGCTGCGACTCCTCGGCGCGCCGCTGGGGAAGACGAGCACAGGTCAGAGGTCGGacgggggcggggcgggcgcgAGAGCGAGCACCTGCTGACGCCCGACGAGGCGCGGCTCCTCCTCACGAACGCCGAGAACCTCCTGATGCGTCTCGACACGGGCTCCTCGTTCTCCGAGTCGGACAGGACGCCCTGCAAGGCAACGCCGCCGCTTCATCCCCGTCCGTCTCAAGGCGACGGTGGCGGCTCGGGATCCCGCCAAAGCCGCCCCCCCGAGCAAATTCCCAACACGCTTCCTGTCAAAACGTCCCGCGCTTCCTCGCGGCGTTCGGCGGCAAAAATTCCGGTTGAGACGCCGTTCCCGTCCGGGCGGCACGCTGGCGCAGCGCGGGTGTCGCGCACGGCACAATGACCCCGAGGCGGACGTCGCGTCTTTGTCGCCGTTTTGGCGACATTCCAAACCAAATTGTCGTTCGGGGGGCATGCGGCACACCCGTGCGGGAGCGGAGGGGGGCGCGCACGCGTCATGTAGCCAATCGGGACTCACCCGAGTCCGAATCCTGGTCTCCGCTTCGAAGTACCCGTCGACGGCGAGTCCTGATGGCACACTCGGCCGATGTAGAAAGAACTCGAGAGCGCGCGTCCCATTTTTCTTGAATGAATAAAGAAACCCGCACGGAGGGACACGCGCCTCCGACAATCCGCCCGCCACGCGAGCGAGCCCGACACCCGTCGTTATTTCCGCAAACGTTGTTTTTGCACTCACCGACTGTTCCCCGCATTGGAGCGCGCCGCTCTCCTCTTTGGGgaggctcctcctcctcgcgtCCTCTCGCTGGTCGCATGCCGACAGCTTGGGCGAAAGGGAAACGTTCACACGCGTGCGCCCCCCGTTTGCGCCGCCGTTGGGACAAAAGAAAGAAGGCTTACTTGTCTGGCTGGATTTTGGATGCGGCTCGCCTT
Protein-coding sequences here:
- the rnf169 gene encoding E3 ubiquitin-protein ligase RNF169 isoform X2; this translates as MAAAGTGRRSGKAAAAAAAARSSLGLGPASAFVGREHARSSSASGRSRSARGRRGAEAKRRGGGGGTAVVGDAADPRTRRSDVFVCPCTVHKSTEGSSSGANAKRKLSACDQREDARRRSLPKEESGALQCGEQSKNGTRALEFFLHRPSVPSGLAVDGYFEAETRIRTRGVLSDSENEEPVSRRIRRFSAFVRRSRASSGVSSGAPRSRSCTEAGDGARGKSKGGSAPARTAGAAHSFAAGILLSSENSRSASAPVGGRERRPAAAPPAPSAAPSTTPSAAPPERSVSPESNDSISEELNHFKPIVCSPCTPPKRLADGRLLEPAVVKATPRNLSWRLHKPTSYEASPAVLQRWRQIELDRQSFKVDSKATLTSPVAETREAAGAPPPFNKRKLLFDDAPALKIRVPAVRRRAEPAFRADRQSEPGPGPGVGALFGRRHSFSPCARKSGFRSCKLAPKDSPSPREETAASQRGGKTKRRDDDDAAAADPRVCDAARQERKDRALALKLQRRFDRESAPRPDKYFLRSWMANRGRRRRGLRRSCRISQRR
- the rnf169 gene encoding E3 ubiquitin-protein ligase RNF169 isoform X1, whose product is MAAAGTGRRSGKAAAAAAAARSSLGLGPASAFVGREHARSSSASGRSRSARGRRGAEAKRRGGGGGTAVVGDAADPRTRRSDVFVCPCTVHKSTEGSSSGANAKRKASRIQNPARQLSACDQREDARRRSLPKEESGALQCGEQSKNGTRALEFFLHRPSVPSGLAVDGYFEAETRIRTRGVLSDSENEEPVSRRIRRFSAFVRRSRASSGVSSGAPRSRSCTEAGDGARGKSKGGSAPARTAGAAHSFAAGILLSSENSRSASAPVGGRERRPAAAPPAPSAAPSTTPSAAPPERSVSPESNDSISEELNHFKPIVCSPCTPPKRLADGRLLEPAVVKATPRNLSWRLHKPTSYEASPAVLQRWRQIELDRQSFKVDSKATLTSPVAETREAAGAPPPFNKRKLLFDDAPALKIRVPAVRRRAEPAFRADRQSEPGPGPGVGALFGRRHSFSPCARKSGFRSCKLAPKDSPSPREETAASQRGGKTKRRDDDDAAAADPRVCDAARQERKDRALALKLQRRFDRESAPRPDKYFLRSWMANRGRRRRGLRRSCRISQRR
- the rnf169 gene encoding E3 ubiquitin-protein ligase RNF169 isoform X4, with translation MAAAGTGRRSGKAAAAAAAARSSLGLGPASAFVGREHARSSSASGRSRSARGRRGAEAKRRGGGGGTAVVGDAADPRTRRSDVFVCPCTVHKSTEGSSSGANAKRKLSACDQREDARRRSLPKEESGALQCGEQSGVLSDSENEEPVSRRIRRFSAFVRRSRASSGVSSGAPRSRSCTEAGDGARGKSKGGSAPARTAGAAHSFAAGILLSSENSRSASAPVGGRERRPAAAPPAPSAAPSTTPSAAPPERSVSPESNDSISEELNHFKPIVCSPCTPPKRLADGRLLEPAVVKATPRNLSWRLHKPTSYEASPAVLQRWRQIELDRQSFKVDSKATLTSPVAETREAAGAPPPFNKRKLLFDDAPALKIRVPAVRRRAEPAFRADRQSEPGPGPGVGALFGRRHSFSPCARKSGFRSCKLAPKDSPSPREETAASQRGGKTKRRDDDDAAAADPRVCDAARQERKDRALALKLQRRFDRESAPRPDKYFLRSWMANRGRRRRGLRRSCRISQRR
- the rnf169 gene encoding E3 ubiquitin-protein ligase RNF169 isoform X3, whose amino-acid sequence is MAAAGTGRRSGKAAAAAAAARSSLGLGPASAFVGREHARSSSASGRSRSARGRRGAEAKRRGGGGGTAVVGDAADPRTRRSDVFVCPCTVHKSTEGSSSGANAKRKASRIQNPARQLSACDQREDARRRSLPKEESGALQCGEQSGVLSDSENEEPVSRRIRRFSAFVRRSRASSGVSSGAPRSRSCTEAGDGARGKSKGGSAPARTAGAAHSFAAGILLSSENSRSASAPVGGRERRPAAAPPAPSAAPSTTPSAAPPERSVSPESNDSISEELNHFKPIVCSPCTPPKRLADGRLLEPAVVKATPRNLSWRLHKPTSYEASPAVLQRWRQIELDRQSFKVDSKATLTSPVAETREAAGAPPPFNKRKLLFDDAPALKIRVPAVRRRAEPAFRADRQSEPGPGPGVGALFGRRHSFSPCARKSGFRSCKLAPKDSPSPREETAASQRGGKTKRRDDDDAAAADPRVCDAARQERKDRALALKLQRRFDRESAPRPDKYFLRSWMANRGRRRRGLRRSCRISQRR